One genomic segment of Paenibacillus sp. FSL H8-0332 includes these proteins:
- a CDS encoding HEAT repeat domain-containing protein: MIRRRDPLTKQRLLKELDALGYSDRIRAITGLGRDHLGSREYSQLLTSLLEGGAYESRLALMGAIATLDASVIGSALHHPMASIRNMAAGLLPKVASAEEIERELPQLSQDCRRKLLRTVALMNRQELAERLLPVVQAGWGPEEAAIVLQACSAATVRARLVELGYAIKDWKKLASRHLEVVAECFTRELEAAPLRAKGMVWSRFSSAMEQLSNHKPDLVLAYAVNHGPADMLPPSLKANLGILMRLRPGAVYELLIRTQTRGELMNYGLPEAVLKRAKLLTMDQWSQLAKLLADQPQHVARLLEHLAPSKRQEIFDAVYEEEKRREWIFPERLLYVLPHALRDREAARMLGLREIRENRERSLRITAARSILQVREQLEQATRVSNADERATALMQLIRSTVLARQGMDATLLTLSRIRNDQDPVRSAVFKELSESPASVYEAAHVPALTVLVDSVIDARDTSYGTRYSVQQLAFSILRHHAAEPGRELFKFALNTLQKLAKQDGQLSLPPLAKNMPRGVEEIIFSGIYAYAAQAGKRENYDLVLSLANSIGKRGHGIVKLQQLLREAARAKTEATAIQATRLWLKPLQTRDERVKELLDADPSYITIYEVFVHLHLKRQEWLDPYLSGAAIKGKFLSGKTVYSVPAADGFHRWLPRQQEAYGSLLSIIAFGPKYSLFERSRAIRIMASMPDVNPERLYVLVQDKEVAVAEAALHALSLLEEPEKSLPVLLEHLDSDRARVAMYSIPRCIRRVSPQQLSQALKALLSREKLKITVRKEAIRLLGAYRSEDSLPLLLKEFAKPAVHKDVVIAIGHAARGLLDDERSWEVLRAIAASPERDIAVSLLHQQPDALPLAYRPRYLDLIIEIADHPDVSVSSQAYSSMKWWTSGYEGTVAATAAQAVAGLKDSSGWEFAMITLIEAARDGKVNAVVAGICRQLAATAIRQEWNAAADRDLPHRQRLQVLINQLTGLPRSTRVQLTPLYLELTDILAADETLQQLVLTLYIAVIDWSKAEEASVYVKRIVQEVTRQPQLLSEVYRGLAASLENSAGYWTPETLLEIVDVLRAEPSYEAPYLGLSLLEAAGSALRWSPEPSERLRDYRNHANPAVRSQALNIWTARESRLFML; the protein is encoded by the coding sequence CCCACTTACCAAACAGCGCTTACTGAAGGAACTGGATGCACTGGGGTATTCCGATAGAATCAGAGCAATCACAGGATTAGGCCGGGATCACCTGGGGTCCCGGGAATACTCACAGTTACTTACCTCCTTACTGGAGGGCGGGGCTTATGAGTCGCGTCTGGCCCTGATGGGGGCGATCGCCACGCTGGATGCTTCTGTGATCGGCTCTGCGCTCCATCATCCTATGGCGAGCATCAGGAATATGGCTGCGGGCCTGCTGCCCAAAGTCGCCTCAGCCGAAGAGATCGAACGCGAGCTTCCGCAGCTGTCACAGGACTGCCGCCGCAAGCTGCTGCGTACGGTTGCCCTGATGAACCGCCAGGAGCTGGCGGAACGGCTATTGCCTGTGGTACAGGCCGGGTGGGGCCCGGAGGAAGCGGCGATTGTGCTGCAGGCCTGCTCTGCGGCAACCGTCCGCGCGCGGCTTGTCGAGCTGGGGTACGCCATTAAGGATTGGAAAAAACTGGCCAGCCGCCATCTGGAAGTGGTCGCTGAGTGCTTCACCAGAGAGCTGGAAGCAGCCCCGCTTAGGGCCAAGGGGATGGTCTGGTCGCGCTTCTCCTCCGCGATGGAGCAGCTGTCCAATCACAAGCCTGACCTGGTGCTGGCCTATGCAGTGAACCATGGACCGGCAGACATGCTGCCGCCTTCGCTTAAGGCGAATCTCGGCATACTGATGCGCCTGAGACCAGGCGCGGTGTATGAGCTGCTGATCCGGACGCAGACGCGTGGTGAGCTTATGAATTATGGTCTGCCTGAAGCTGTGCTTAAGCGGGCGAAGCTCCTGACCATGGACCAATGGTCGCAGCTTGCCAAGCTGCTGGCGGACCAGCCCCAGCATGTGGCGCGGCTGCTGGAGCATCTTGCGCCATCTAAGCGCCAGGAGATTTTCGATGCTGTGTATGAGGAGGAGAAGCGCCGGGAGTGGATTTTTCCGGAGAGGTTACTGTATGTATTGCCACATGCGCTGCGTGATCGGGAGGCTGCCCGGATGTTGGGTCTGCGTGAGATCAGGGAGAACCGGGAGCGCTCCCTGCGCATCACCGCCGCCCGCTCAATTCTTCAGGTCCGTGAGCAGCTTGAGCAGGCAACCCGGGTATCGAATGCCGACGAACGCGCTACGGCGCTGATGCAGCTGATCCGCAGCACGGTTCTGGCAAGGCAGGGCATGGATGCTACACTGCTGACCTTAAGCCGTATCCGTAATGATCAGGACCCTGTGCGGAGCGCGGTGTTCAAGGAGCTGTCGGAGAGTCCGGCGTCTGTATACGAGGCTGCTCATGTCCCTGCGCTTACTGTGCTGGTGGACAGTGTAATTGATGCCAGAGACACCTCCTACGGTACTAGGTACTCTGTGCAGCAATTGGCCTTTTCGATTCTGCGCCATCATGCGGCGGAGCCGGGCAGGGAGCTGTTCAAGTTCGCGCTGAACACGCTCCAGAAGCTGGCGAAGCAGGATGGGCAGCTCTCGCTGCCACCCCTTGCGAAGAATATGCCGCGGGGTGTGGAAGAGATCATTTTCAGCGGAATCTATGCTTATGCTGCACAGGCGGGCAAGAGAGAAAACTATGATTTGGTGCTGAGCCTGGCGAATTCTATTGGCAAAAGGGGGCACGGGATCGTTAAGCTACAGCAGCTCTTACGGGAAGCTGCCCGAGCCAAAACAGAGGCAACCGCAATACAGGCAACCAGGCTCTGGCTGAAGCCGCTGCAGACGCGCGATGAACGGGTGAAGGAACTGCTGGATGCAGATCCATCGTATATTACCATCTACGAGGTGTTCGTGCATCTGCATCTGAAGCGTCAGGAATGGCTGGACCCTTATCTGTCGGGGGCTGCGATCAAGGGCAAGTTCCTCTCAGGCAAAACGGTATATTCTGTTCCGGCTGCGGACGGATTCCACCGCTGGCTGCCGCGCCAGCAGGAGGCGTATGGCTCCCTGTTGAGCATCATTGCCTTCGGCCCCAAGTACAGCTTGTTTGAACGTTCGCGGGCGATCAGAATTATGGCAAGTATGCCGGATGTGAATCCGGAGCGTCTGTATGTGCTTGTTCAGGACAAGGAGGTGGCTGTGGCGGAGGCAGCGCTTCATGCCCTGTCCCTGCTGGAGGAGCCGGAGAAATCCTTACCTGTGCTGCTGGAGCATCTGGATAGCGACCGGGCACGTGTAGCGATGTACTCCATCCCGAGGTGCATCCGCCGGGTCAGTCCGCAGCAGCTGTCTCAGGCATTGAAGGCGCTGCTGAGCCGGGAGAAGCTGAAGATCACCGTCCGCAAGGAAGCCATCCGCCTGCTCGGTGCGTATAGAAGTGAGGATAGTCTTCCGCTGCTCTTGAAGGAATTCGCTAAGCCTGCTGTGCATAAGGATGTGGTGATTGCTATAGGGCATGCTGCCAGAGGGCTGCTGGACGATGAACGGAGCTGGGAGGTGCTGCGTGCCATCGCGGCTTCTCCAGAGCGTGATATCGCAGTGAGCTTGTTACACCAGCAGCCTGATGCCCTTCCGCTTGCCTACAGACCGCGCTATCTGGACTTAATCATAGAGATTGCCGATCATCCGGATGTATCCGTCAGCAGCCAGGCTTATAGTTCCATGAAGTGGTGGACAAGCGGTTATGAAGGCACTGTTGCGGCAACTGCGGCCCAGGCGGTTGCGGGTCTGAAGGACAGCTCGGGCTGGGAGTTTGCGATGATAACACTGATTGAAGCCGCCCGGGACGGCAAGGTGAATGCGGTTGTGGCCGGGATCTGCCGTCAGCTGGCGGCTACCGCCATAAGGCAGGAATGGAATGCAGCGGCGGATAGAGACCTGCCGCACCGGCAGCGCCTGCAGGTGCTCATCAACCAGCTTACCGGTCTGCCCAGGAGTACAAGGGTGCAGCTTACCCCGTTGTACCTGGAGCTAACCGATATTCTGGCCGCTGATGAGACATTACAACAGCTGGTCCTGACCTTATATATTGCAGTGATCGATTGGAGTAAGGCAGAGGAAGCGTCCGTGTATGTGAAGCGGATCGTGCAGGAGGTCACCCGTCAGCCGCAGCTCTTGAGCGAGGTGTATCGCGGGCTTGCCGCTAGCCTGGAGAACAGTGCCGGATACTGGACACCGGAGACACTGCTTGAGATTGTGGATGTGCTGCGGGCAGAACCGTCTTATGAAGCGCCGTATCTTGGACTGTCCTTACTGGAAGCAGCGGGAAGCGCGCTGCGCTGGAGCCCGGAACCGTCAGAGCGTCTGCGGGACTACAGGAATCATGCGAATCCCGCAGTCCGCTCGCAGGCGCTGAATATTTGGACGGCGAGGGAGTCCCGGCTGTTCATGCTATAA
- a CDS encoding ROK family transcriptional regulator, with amino-acid sequence MATHRLNSMEVKKMNRNAIYRYLFHREATSIQEIAQALSLSLPTVTQNLKELQERGLIAETGLYESTGGRKAKSMACNSTARYAVGLDVTLNHVGIVIIDLSGRIIKNVRNHFPFANEDTYFQGVGKLVEDFVEECQLDRGRILGVGIALPAILSGDRQTVSYATVIDFKGGSVRRFAEYIPYPCVLSNDANAAGLTELWGEQDMHSVVYLSLNNSVGGSIIVNNEIYAGQNHRSGEFGHMTLVPEGRACYCGQKGCVDAYCSAGILSDSTGGSIPEFFRLLGEGKEQQQAIWQKYLSYLVITVNNLRMLYDCDVILGGYAGAYMEEYIDELQALAARKNTFEQDGSYLRVCKYKLEATAVGAALELVTEFIYSI; translated from the coding sequence ATGGCGACACATCGCTTGAACAGTATGGAAGTTAAAAAGATGAACCGAAACGCCATTTACCGATACCTGTTTCACCGTGAGGCCACTTCCATTCAGGAGATCGCGCAGGCGCTAAGTCTAAGTCTGCCCACCGTGACACAGAATCTTAAGGAGCTGCAGGAACGCGGGCTGATTGCGGAGACCGGGCTGTATGAATCCACCGGAGGGCGTAAGGCCAAGTCGATGGCCTGCAACAGTACAGCGCGATATGCCGTCGGGCTGGATGTCACCCTGAATCATGTGGGGATTGTCATCATTGACCTGAGCGGCAGAATCATCAAGAATGTCAGAAATCACTTTCCGTTTGCGAATGAAGACACCTACTTCCAGGGGGTCGGCAAGCTGGTGGAGGATTTCGTAGAGGAATGTCAGCTGGACCGCGGCCGGATTCTGGGAGTAGGCATTGCGTTGCCTGCGATACTCTCCGGTGACCGGCAGACGGTGAGCTATGCTACGGTCATTGATTTCAAGGGAGGGAGCGTCCGGCGGTTTGCCGAATACATTCCTTACCCCTGTGTTCTGAGCAATGATGCGAATGCGGCGGGACTCACTGAACTGTGGGGAGAGCAGGACATGCATAGTGTGGTCTATCTGTCCCTTAACAATAGTGTGGGCGGTTCCATTATCGTTAATAACGAGATCTATGCGGGACAGAACCACCGCAGCGGAGAGTTCGGGCATATGACGCTTGTGCCTGAAGGGCGTGCCTGTTATTGCGGACAGAAGGGCTGTGTAGATGCCTATTGCTCAGCGGGAATTCTCTCGGATAGCACGGGGGGCAGCATTCCGGAATTCTTCCGGCTGCTGGGAGAGGGTAAGGAGCAGCAGCAGGCCATCTGGCAGAAATATCTTAGCTATCTGGTGATCACGGTGAACAACCTGCGAATGCTGTACGACTGCGATGTGATTCTCGGCGGCTATGCCGGAGCTTACATGGAGGAATACATCGATGAACTCCAGGCGCTGGCAGCGCGCAAGAACACTTTCGAGCAGGACGGCTCCTATCTGCGGGTCTGCAAATATAAGCTGGAAGCCACCGCTGTAGGCGCTGCCCTGGAGCTGGTAACTGAATTTATATACAGTATCTAG
- a CDS encoding NAD(P)-dependent alcohol dehydrogenase — MKNRAFYMTDLKKMQMKDTEMPITREGEVIVKLEVVGICGSDVHYLEHGRIGDFVVDGDFILGHECAGEVVELGPGVKHLKVGDRVALEPGVTCGQCEFCKSGKYNLCPDVQFLATPPYHGCLMDYIAYPENMAFKLPDNVSSEEGALVEPLAVGLHAAAQGGIKLGDRVVILGAGCIGLVTLLACKAYGATEIVVVDIIEKRLEAAMKLGATRVINAKEENVLEVIAAWTDGAGVDKVIETAGSEHTVKQTPYLVKRGGTIVLVGLAAKDIIDFNFMQIMFKEADIKSVFRYRNLYPAAIGAISDGKIDVKGIVTHEFGFEETQKAFDYVIDNKEDVVKVVIKMG, encoded by the coding sequence ATGAAGAACAGAGCTTTTTATATGACGGATTTGAAAAAGATGCAAATGAAGGACACAGAGATGCCTATCACCCGGGAGGGCGAGGTGATTGTGAAGCTGGAGGTTGTCGGCATCTGCGGCTCGGATGTGCATTACCTGGAGCATGGCCGGATCGGTGATTTCGTGGTGGACGGAGATTTCATTCTGGGGCATGAGTGCGCCGGGGAAGTGGTGGAGCTTGGCCCTGGTGTGAAGCATCTGAAGGTGGGGGACCGGGTGGCGCTGGAGCCTGGTGTGACCTGCGGACAGTGTGAATTCTGCAAAAGCGGCAAATATAATCTGTGCCCGGATGTACAGTTTTTGGCGACTCCGCCTTACCATGGCTGCCTGATGGACTATATCGCTTACCCCGAGAACATGGCGTTCAAGCTGCCGGATAATGTCTCGTCAGAAGAGGGCGCGTTGGTAGAGCCGCTGGCGGTGGGACTCCATGCTGCGGCGCAGGGCGGCATTAAGCTGGGAGACCGGGTTGTGATTCTGGGAGCGGGCTGTATCGGACTGGTTACACTACTGGCCTGTAAGGCTTATGGGGCTACGGAGATTGTGGTGGTGGACATCATCGAGAAGCGGCTGGAAGCAGCGATGAAGCTAGGGGCTACGCGTGTCATCAACGCCAAGGAGGAGAATGTGCTGGAGGTAATCGCTGCTTGGACAGATGGCGCGGGCGTGGATAAGGTCATCGAGACGGCAGGCAGCGAGCATACAGTGAAGCAGACCCCTTATCTGGTCAAAAGAGGCGGAACCATCGTCCTCGTAGGCCTCGCAGCCAAGGATATCATCGACTTTAACTTCATGCAGATTATGTTCAAGGAAGCCGACATCAAGTCGGTATTCCGATACCGCAACCTGTATCCGGCAGCCATTGGCGCCATCTCAGACGGCAAAATCGATGTCAAGGGCATCGTCACCCACGAATTTGGCTTTGAGGAGACGCAGAAGGCCTTCGATTACGTGATCGACAATAAGGAGGATGTAGTCAAGGTTGTAATTAAGATGGGCTGA